The DNA region GGGATTTGGTGAAGGTTGAGAAGTAAGTTTAATTACGTTCAACTTCAATTAATACGTATAACACTATTGATAATTTCAGAAACAAACCCGTAAAAGAGGAGAGGATTCTTCCACACACAATTACCAACTGGAAAACTAACGTAATGTGCGTTTCTGCTACTGATGGTATTGGTTTCAGTCAAGAAATAGAAATATCCGCATTTCAACCGTTCTTTGTCGATGTCGTAACGCCCTATTCCGTCAAAagagaagaatatttttatgttccaATTACCGTATTTAATTACCTCAATTACAGTTTACCAGTTAGTacttcttttaaaatacagtAATCAGGGAaagactaattaataaatttcagattcgtataaaattggaatacaCTGACAATTTGGAGTCGGACAACTCAATAGGGAACTTATCGCACTGCGTGACACCAAATGCAACAATTAATCATGTATTTAACTTGAAAGCTTTAACTACTGGAAGTGGTAACATAACTGTTTTAACAGAAGTAGACACCGATTTTCCCTCAAAATGTGGTCCAGATTCGGTTGTAAACAAAAGGTGAAATCGATTCGttttatagtaaattgttaattacctTAATATTTTAGGGATATCGTTCAAAAGAGCATAATTATTGAACCCGAAGGGTATCCcgtaaaaataacaaagtcaGCACTTTTGTGTGGCTcaggtaaattattattactctaaatatttataaaaacaaaatcaaatttatcaattttagggGAGAGAgagtcaaaaaatatatcttggGAAATATCTACGCCAGATGACATTGTATCAAAAACAGCTAAGGCTTACGTAGCATTTAACGGAGATATTCTGGGGCCTGCAATTGaggtaaattgtatttataatgggatttttaaaatcatgtaAACATTCCCATTTTAAGAACCTGGAAAATTTACTGTCCATTCCTATGGGTTGTGGAGAACAAGTAATGGCATCGGTGGCGCCGAATTTGTACGTGATGCGTTATTTAGAAGCCACCGGAAAATTAACAACATCAATGAGACAAAGGATAacgagaaatttaaaaataggctATCAAAGGATTCTTAACTATGCTCACAGGGATGGTTCGTTTTCAGCTTTCGGTTATCACGACAGTTCAGGTTCAATGTTTTTAACTGCTTTCGTTGTAAAAACTCTACAAGAGGCCAAAAAGTATGTATACGTAGATCAGCGTGTCATTAACAAGGCAGTtaattggatatttaaacACCAATTGGAAAATGGATGTTTTAACGCTATGCTGCACGTTTTCCAAGACATGGTAAagtatattaatgaaaatattcagtataattattaaaataaaatttagggaGGTACAAGTATGGAGAACAGTACAGCCGGTCTGACGGCGTATGTAATATTGAGTCTTGAGGAAGCTAACATTCCGATACCCACAGAAGTGAAGACGAACGCCAAATATTGCATTAGAAGTTTGAACAATCCTGACAAGTACTCTCTTGCGATAAGTTGTTACgctttatttaaagtaagcTGGATTAGTGAGGCCAGCAGAATGTTAAATAGATTAATGTTGCTGGGTCATCAACACCAAAACATGATGTGGTGGAGCGTACAAGGTACCGctcattaaattatcaaattttcacTGTATTACATTTTCTGATCAACAGATGAAAAACAATCAACGGCTACAGATTTAGAATTGACGGGTTATGTGCTGAAGGCTCTCCTGCACCAGAATAGTGATGAAAGTCTTGCTAATGCTCATTCTGCTGTTAGATGGTTGGTATCCAAACAGGGACCGCATGGAGGGTTTAAAACAACACaggtacaatttaaattgtttatttagacGACTTCtagatatttgtttttaggACACAGTGGTTGTTTTAGACGCTTTAACAAAATACGCAGCTTTGATAAACGAGAACAAGCTCGACCTTAAAATCAAAGTAAGTGCCAAAAATCAGCATTATAAATTCTCAATACAAAGTGAAGAAAAGATAAAATCTAAGAGAGTACCATTACGAGCAACGGACAATGAAATTTTAGTGGAGATATCAGGAAAAGGATGTATATTGGCACAGGTTTGATCTAATAAATTAGCATTTAATTCTaactaatactaaataaaattaaaggtgGTATcgtcttattatttaaaacacgcGAAGAAAAGCGAGGCATTTAAACTTCACTTAGACATAGCCCCCGTTTCGAATGTGGATCCTTGTTCTATTACATCTTTATCCCCATGCCTGGCTTATATGGGACCAGACACACAGTCTAATATGGCAGTTCTGGAAGTTACTTTACCATCTGGATATTCCGCAGATAGAGcttctttatataaattggtCGAGGCAGAATCTAAATCCagtaagatttttaataatctttaatgtttttatatcatttactTATGATTACAGAGGttaaaatgtttgaagaaattaaaaatcaagttgTTTTGTATTTGACAAAGCTTAGTAACGAACAAGTatgtattacatttaatataaatgaaaatacgtTGGTCGAAACGAGGAAggattcaattattaaactttatgaTTACTACAAGCCGGAATACGAAAGCGTGCAATTTTATCACATGAACAAAGAGtgtttgataaataatacacatttgCCAGAAATTACAGGTATTAATTCATACGTGGACTTGTCAGTATATAACGAATAACcttgtacaataattttataaaaaatatatatattttttagaaagtcCCAATAAAAAGATTATCAACTTCACCAATGATTACATAGAGGATTCGTTCGCTTATAAAAACGGTAGGTCCACTTATATTACATAGATTGTTTATAAAGTAAATGATTTCCAGTTAATAAGGCGAAACGGGAAAGAAGGCACATCGACtccaagaaaaaatcaaatcttAATCCAGATTTTGTAGACATGGACATGGATATGGCCACACCAAATGGTATGAactgtattataataaactgtagttaaatctaataaatatctcCAAAATGTTAGGAGTGGAAGGAAATAGGCCAGTCTATGTGAAAGCCCCTAAAAACATGAccatcaataaaataacatcaaaAATACGAAGAGACATAAACAGAAATAGGTTGAAGAAATTGCCTTCAGGTAaatattctgtaaaaaaaataagacgtATCATTTGACATGTTTTTAATAGATCACAACAGGCAGAAACGACAAATTAAATCGAATTTAAACCCAAATTTTGTCGATATGGATATGGAGATGGCAACACCTAATggtaagataattaaatgagAGAATTTACATCAACCCTCTTACctgaatttgataatttataatattctattacTTTTAGGAATGGAGGGAAATGTTCCAACATACATTAAACCCAGccaatctttattaaaaaatatgactaaAGCAAGTAATGTTTTTCAcacatatgtataaattattcattcatattctactattattaatgttctgctagtttaattttatattacaactaagtatattaaataaaatgtcacacaataaattatccaaacagataattttttagaagcAGAAGATTTGTAGGGAACATGTGTGGTTACATCGTCCGGAACGTGTAATGTAGAGACACATTCTGTGCCGACATCACATTCAGGGCAGTGTGGTGGAGTGTATACTTCACAAGTCATATCGGGGGggcaatatttgtttaaacatgGGTCTTCGTTTACTCTGCAATCGCTAtatgctaaaaataaaaaaacgtttgacattgtaattttacagtttttaataattacaaaaatattcaaaagaagGGAAGAGATAAAAACACAGATAACGATTACATGTTACAAAATGTGCAGCAAACCGGACAATAACTTGGTACTTACTATTAATACACACTTGATTTCTGCAACAACCTCCGCAACAACTTTTGTCGTCGGTACACTAAAAAttgattcaataataatttacaaatataattattaacactcaCAAATTCGCCGCCAATTGCGCAGTCCTGGCATATCATTTGCGATATCagcgaaaatattatgacAACGTATTTCATGTTGCACAAAAGGTAAATAACTAGGTTTGAGAAAACTATATGAAACAGTGAGATTTCAAggacttaaaataattaggaaaTAGTAGTGAAATCACTTTGCACGTTACTAATAACAACGGtcaatattatgaataaaaaaatcacttcttataataattgtaaaataatgataataaatgcAATGTTATGCCAAAGCAGTACTTAccagttaaaaatgaattgtttaaaGCCATTCAACTGACAACTTTTATATACTGCAGCACTAATTCAAGCAACAGCATAAAATGAGGGTGgtggataaataataaaaaggaaataaaaatcaaacaaaattgaGTAGAAcactacaaaatttattatgtgctAATCAACGTATACAATGAGACAGCAGCCATACACAGGGCCTGTACACCTTTTAGtgggtaaaaatattaaaaatgaacacaGAAAAATATTCCAACTGATAATAATAAGTGTTGTAGCAtcccaatttaataaattcgaaatatcacaattttctgaGCTGAAACgtggaatttaaataaaaataaaacaagtatgAACGCaacaaactaaaaacaaaacactGGAAAAAGGAATGTTATAAACGAAAGCTCACTATATATAAGTACAAACTAcgattcttaaaattttacaaacgtGATGAATTAatactgataaatttaaaagagtattcaaaaaatatcaatggTCAATATCATAAAAGAGATGTAAAACAGTCTTCAGATTTAAGTCTTTTAACCAAATAAACCTTATTGGCACTTACTTTGGAAGAAAATTAgttcaaaaaataacataaaaaacagGAACATTCAATCACATTTAGtttcgaaataaaaaatgagtatTAATGATAAgtcttacaaataaaataagtagacCTATTTATCAtacgaaaattaaataaaaaccctAAAAATAACCCAGAAAGCGAAAGATATTGggtgtaaataaataagaaaatgaacaCTACATGTTACacgtatatataaatattgttcatgATTAAACTTCAACAGAGACTGGCGGCGTGCTCGTTTCAGTAGAgtcttctatttttttaaccttaatTTCACTATCATCGACTTTCGATTCCTCAGCACCGTTCTTTTCGTCAGTTTTTTCATTACCGTTTTGTGGTCCTTCAGCACCGTTCTCAACTTTTCCGTTTTTATCAACGCCATTTGCTAATTCACTTTTGTTTTCCTTCTCATCCACTTCAGCGTTCTTTCCGTTAGCTACTGGTTCGGATATTTCCTTGGCATCCACCGATTTCTCTTCCTTAGAATCTGCCACTTCTTCGTCTTTTGATTCGGCAGATTTTGACGAATCTTCTACACTTTCTGGTTGCTCATTTGAGTCGTCCTTCTCTGATTCGACAGTTTCCTGTGCAACTTCATCTTTTGCTTCACTCTTTTCTTCCACAGTCTCTTCCTTTGCTTCTTCTGCCGCTTCCTCTGTTGGTTTAGCTTCTTCCACCTTTTCTTTAGTCTCTTCAGTCGCTTCCTCTTTAGCTTCTTCAGCTACTTCTACTTTGTCATCAGATTTGGTTTCTGATTCCTTGGAGTCAGTCTCCATTTTATCTTCTGCAGCTTCTTCAGCTGGTTGAACCTTGTCTTCTGCTTCCTTCGCTTCAACAGCTTCCTCtggtttagattctttttccTCGTTACTATCAGTCTCAGTTTTTTCCTCCTTAGATTCTACCTCATCTTTTTCTTtggtttcttcaattttctctTCAGCTTTTTCATCAACTTTTTCATTCTCAGCAGTCTCTTTTTCGGGGGTTGCATCAGCCTTCTCTGAATCTACCTTCTCCGACTCATCTTTTTTGTCATCTGTTTCTTTGAGTTCCTCTGTACCGTTTGGAACTTCATCAGTATCCATGCTAGTAACAGCTTCAGCTTTATCTTCATTTTTAGTTGATTCAGTctctttttcttctttctcAATATCATCAGTCTTTTTGTCTTCAATTACTGGTTTAGgttctgaaatttattaaactacttTAAGGACAAAGCACACCAGAGAAATAATCTTCcacgtaaataaaataaatcttattatatTCCATAACTCATTACGAAAACAAACACCTTATAGAACAGAATTTTACCTTCTTGTGCGGTAGAGTCAACTTCCATAGTTTCTACTGGTTCTTCAGCTTTTTCAGTGGCTTCTCCAACTGTCGGCTTTTCTTCAGTCTCATTTGTTTCAACAGTCGCATCAGTCTTCGCTACTTTCGAAGGAGGAGCCTAAATACAAGAGTACCCAATAAGTTCAATTCGGCgatttatttacaatcaaACAAACTACAACGACAACAATAATTCTATTCACTGTTTTCTACATTCAACCACTGAACACACCTCTGACGTAGCTGGTTCTTCTTCAATCTTTCTTTTGGCGGGATTTTCGAAAGTTATGTCTTTGAAGCTAGATACAACAGTAAGTTCTTTCTTCACGTCGTCTGGAATTGGATCGTTTCCTTCACGGACAATCACCGCGGCGATCAAACCGGCGTCTCGGGCGGCTTTTACCTCTAAACAACAAACATTTCACGATATACCTATTGTCATTttgtaaatctaataaaacacTACCTTCTGGTAAATCGGATACGAAAACGATCTCATCGCAAGCGACTTCGAGATCCTTGGCAATGTTTTCGTAACTTTCCTTCTTGGTCTTTTCGCCGACCACGCTCTGATCGTAGTATTTTGTGATGTGGCTGGTAAGATCTCCAGTGGTGGTTTTGGAGAACAGTAATTTTTGTGCGTCAGTTGTACCAGTGGAGTACAAAGCAATTTTGTGGGTCTTAGACCAGTTCTCGAAGGAGGAAGCGACTTCTTCAAAAACACtgaaattgtttaacattAGAATTGCTGAATATAATCAACAGtttcttaaaataactaagatttaatatttttctttaaattatgtaaaatatgagtTTTTCGAAAATAACAGCTTTTCTACAcagataattttcaattacaaaaattctgtcaataattcaattgattttgattgattaaaaaaaatactctaaatttaaaagaaaaacaataacataacataaaactgaattaatcaaataatggaaatgtgtaatatttaattacacaattaactaatttgtaACTAAAGCCttaacatttacattaaaatagtgaaaaatatgcaatatttgtttattttttgttataatttaaccacatttggaataaaaaataattttacaatacagGCAGGTttcaattagaaaataattttaatggtaagttttaaataaagatacacttaaaatcacaaaatgtataaaattgttaaatataataaatataaccctttgtgaaaataaataaggcttattatttatctttaaattatataaattatgagatTTTTTGGACAAAAATTCTATGTCaccaatttaattgaaaacaaatttaaaaaagattattttaaatttaaaataattagatattttaaaaaatatataaatataaaactgaattaattaaatgatggaaatgtttaatatttgtttattattatttaaccacATTTgagatttcaattttaaatattgactgACATAAAAGTcacaaaacttataaaatcaaaatctaatgaacctaacgttgatataaaaatagatataaaataaaagataaaattgaattatatgaaataatgaaaaaatttttgtatgaaaTACTTATCCAAATTAGTGGACATTTGGAACCAAAAAAATGATCAattgtaaacaatttcaaatttacaattaggaaaagaaaatgtgtaatattttgCAAATAAATAGTGAAAATTAAACCTATGCTGATATTGacgtaaatataaagaaatataagcaataaaaataataaaagaaaagtatttttttgaaaattgaatccgtcatataaatttaatttacattaaacacaaaaacaattattgaattatttgatttgaattttaaattatatagaatggcttaaagaaaaaactataaaataaacagatgcTAAAATCAACTTGTTAAAACAATgagtaataataatgtatatattttaaaataataataaaaacctcTTATACGTAAATTCTTTAACTGTAATAATtggcattaaaaataaacggttgtaacaaaattacttttaaaagctGCTTATTTAAATGCAGGTATCAATATTCATTGGAAATACAAAAAGTGAATGTACTATTTAAACTATGCAGAATTTACCTGAAATGTGTCCCTATTATTTACCTTAACAATGATCtattgaaaattcaattttcacaaGCCCATTGACCCAAGATCCTTTTTACCCTATTTCATGGTAATTTTTGCACAAAGAATTTCTTAGATTTTACCTACTGCAACTTGTgttaaaaagtacaaaaggAAAATTGCagcatattttcttttttctgtatttaaaattagaatcttGTGCCTATGgtggatatttcaaaaataaaataattttagggatagtaacttttaaataaaacaataatacaaatatagaCCTACTGTTGTTGGggctaatataaaatattgataaaattttgagtAATAAGCAAAACACTGGGTGGTAATGTGACACCATCAGCATTACTCATTGACCCAAGATCTGTTTAACCTATTTCATggaaatttttgaacaaagaATTTAGAAGACATTACCTACTGCCCCTTTTGTTAAGAAGTACAAAATTTACACAAGAGGAAAATTGCaggatattttcttttttctgtatttaaaattaggatCTTGTGCTTAGGgtggatatttcaaaaataaaataatttcagtgaTCATGTAAAAACTAGTtacttttaagtaaaatgataACATAAACATAGACCAGCTGTTGTtgggattattttaaatgttgataaatttttagtaataagcAAAACACTTACTGGGTAGTAATGTGACCATCAGCATATCCCTTCTCGTAGATGAGTTTCTGGAGGGTTTTAATGCCTTGATTGTTGCTTCTCTTGTCAGTTCCTTCTTTGATAGCTTCGAGTGCACTGGTCAATTCCAACTGTTCATCCTTGATTAACTTCACTGCTTCTTGTACAGTTGCATTTTCCCACTGGGCTTTCAAGAATTCTTCAGCATTCTTTAGCACATAGTCAAACAGCTCAtcctaaacaaaattgttaataaatatcgttaaataatacaaaaaaactagtatttactaataaatatttaataaaattttattattcaaattattgtcagtgcaaataaaaagtaattaaaagaaaaaatacgcAATGAAAATAACCAAGTCGTCTCGGtaaaagtgaataaatttGTAGCAATTGTTGTGTGGCAAAGCATTTTGTACAAGCTGTACCTAGACAAAGATGTGAATGCACGACAGCGAAACAAGGGCTAAATTTTTACCTGGACCCAAGGACAACCACCTAGTTTTGTTTGAAAACACGTGCAAATTTGCAAACCGACTTTCTGAATCGGAAACGGCTACAGAAAACCTCTAGatcgaaacaaaaataataccgAAAAGCGGAAAGAAATATTGTCCGACTAAACTTGCAAACATTAGGTTTGAGCGCGACAAGTAGTCAATATCTACATCGattgaataaaaacattaaaataaagcgTTATTCTCTATGATGCATTCAAAAAAACTGACAAAATGACAATAAAACAGACAAACTGTATGCGTTTCAGTTGAGtacttgaataaaaaatgcaaatttctCACCTTTATAAACTTGGTAGAAGTCGTTGTACCGGCTACGTCCAGTAAAATCACCGAAGATTTCTCCAGAACCAGTGGAGTTAAACAACCGTTGTCTGCACTCATGATTTCAGTTTACTACTCGAATTGACTAGATACTAATATGTAAacgttaataacaatttacagAAAAGCTGGGTGTTTTTGCTGAACTAACGGCGGATCGAGTGCTGGAATGAAGTGGCTCTTTAACGATAAAATGGAGGATGCAGCGTCACGCACGCGTATTAGATTCTACCGCCAAACGATGTCGCACGAAGATACCCGAACTAGTTTGGCCAACTTTCTGGAACCaaaattatttgcaattatttttaatttttatcgcaGTAATACTTGAACCAACGGATTTTCCGATCGATTTTCCATCGAATCgtgctaaaattatattccaggaatagatataattaaagaagttggtttatttttatgtgtttttgttTGAAGGCAGGTTGGTGTTCCGGACAATTGTTCccgctatttttaaatttaaaaatgtaaacaaatcctacactttaactaataataagagatattttcaaaattttcgttACTGTAATGTTATTTCCAATATGTATCATTGAAAATTCTTAGTAAATCATATCTCACAAgtaaatcttaatatttttacactgTTGTCAGATTTTACTACAGACCATTGTTATCTCAAAAACGAATTGTTtatgtgtattaattttacacatcaattaattattatatattcctGTCATGCTATCTTAATAGTTAACTTATTGCAAGCTGCAAATaccttacaattttttcattggtGTACGAAAACAGGCAAcatccaaaattaaaattacttagcaGCTCAAATTGGCGCCATTCGAAGATCCTAACCTAGAAACATAAAGCTTTTAATAAGctgagtaattttttatacacatcGTAAAAATGTGGAATAGTGAAGATTTAGGTAAGTACGATTTTGCTTAACGAAAACAGGTTGTAATAAATGTTGTAACTGTGTAATCAGACAATACCGGAGGGGGTTTCCTGAACAGTACACAGAACAATGTCGATTCTCCATCGCAAAATAAGAAAGGAGTAAGAGCAAACTCTAGTAAATATATGCATGTGGTTGATAATTGTGTTTCGTAGGGAGCACGGAGACTGCAGAGTGTGGTGCCTGTAGCTATTCGTCAGATTCGCGACAGTACCGATGacgaatttaaactttttggtACACCTACACAAATTgtatgttttcattatttattgcgtaagtttttatacaaataacattttagttGCATATTGTTGGTATATTAAGAGGATATGAAGTACAATCAACAAAGGCCACATATACCATCGAAGATCACACTGGTGAGATCAAAGCTATATGGTGGCTGGAGAGCGATGAAGGTGACAGTACCCCAAAACTTCCACCAGTGAAAGAGGGAAGCTATGTACAGTTATTTGGGTCTTTGAGAAATCAAGATGGTGAAAAAATCATTATGGTACTAAGAATGTTTTTGGTTGATGATGCCAATATAGTCACTAGTCATTTGTTGCAAGTTATCCACACACGATTACAAGCAGAATACAACAGTAAAAATCCGGtaagttgttattatttaatggttgacaatttttgttaaaagctCTTATATTGAATCTA from Aethina tumida isolate Nest 87 chromosome 1, icAetTumi1.1, whole genome shotgun sequence includes:
- the LOC109599501 gene encoding replication protein A 32 kDa subunit — translated: MWNSEDLDNTGGGFLNSTQNNVDSPSQNKKGGARRLQSVVPVAIRQIRDSTDDEFKLFGTPTQILHIVGILRGYEVQSTKATYTIEDHTGEIKAIWWLESDEGDSTPKLPPVKEGSYVQLFGSLRNQDGEKIIMVLRMFLVDDANIVTSHLLQVIHTRLQAEYNSKNPGLSHTINNPGAALPNSMSFMDQNVADNGQNGFTPIQAKVQKLLETDHSTTGMNINTLLKSFKPNQENEVRRAIEFLVNEGHAYSTIDNDHFKSTSD
- the LOC109599514 gene encoding enolase-phosphatase E1 — protein: MSADNGCLTPLVLEKSSVILLDVAGTTTSTKFIKDELFDYVLKNAEEFLKAQWENATVQEAVKLIKDEQLELTSALEAIKEGTDKRSNNQGIKTLQKLIYEKGYADGHITTHVFEEVASSFENWSKTHKIALYSTGTTDAQKLLFSKTTTGDLTSHITKYYDQSVVGEKTKKESYENIAKDLEVACDEIVFVSDLPEEVKAARDAGLIAAVIVREGNDPIPDDVKKELTVVSSFKDITFENPAKRKIEEEPATSEAPPSKVAKTDATVETNETEEKPTVGEATEKAEEPVETMEVDSTAQEEPKPVIEDKKTDDIEKEEKETESTKNEDKAEAVTSMDTDEVPNGTEELKETDDKKDESEKVDSEKADATPEKETAENEKVDEKAEEKIEETKEKDEVESKEEKTETDSNEEKESKPEEAVEAKEAEDKVQPAEEAAEDKMETDSKESETKSDDKVEVAEEAKEEATEETKEKVEEAKPTEEAAEEAKEETVEEKSEAKDEVAQETVESEKDDSNEQPESVEDSSKSAESKDEEVADSKEEKSVDAKEISEPVANGKNAEVDEKENKSELANGVDKNGKVENGAEGPQNGNEKTDEKNGAEESKVDDSEIKVKKIEDSTETSTPPVSVEV
- the LOC109599489 gene encoding murinoglobulin-2-like isoform X2, coding for MWIRVLLLFLIKCALVIHGQERVAENRYNKDRGFLLTMPKTLINGKNESVCLSLHSFNFPTTVIVDLKWKDEHFSTNNILKTDYTCFPLYVPLLPIEDPQFVKVKVNIQNSGTLTSSRNQDPILLYPHKANKTFIETDRYIYKPGDTIKIRLLTINNDLLPQSGTINEIKIKNPLDVTVAIWENLKANMGGPGIIQFEYLLLQESITGKWKIEMPGETVYFLVEKYVLPKFQVEVDHPKTVYFEEESVQLKVCGKYSYGKNVNGYGLIKVIDSHSNMQTLYKTKRLTDGCTDFVITRNELNLENINSLLTSDPKIYVHITATVTEYGTNRMQMAMVKCLVVTKPYNLKFVGDSMFLPGLPYKGKLQFFNVHIGMRSQMFEICYNFAINKSWNYLNNEQCSNYTMLDNQRFIEFNILPLQSRVIHIHLTARSLNNSEIFDSFLVLRQHSLSNRYFSIEGAPNNNACNTHQTFRISLRRDKFATKENVAFYYMIKSRHQLHHMGKYVYTVRNPSEESEEELKNIIGDKHKFNRNSPLEMEDFTFTADLKSMILSSYQILIYHITKGGEVIAASRHVELEPCLQNKVNAKWLHKQLYPGSTAALLLNVSSDSICSISAIDKSVSFLENHNKKLDVHKLLSPFLKEKPVAETNRRTCIPPNKKQARHISYTEDEQRHRSKRHVFPFSEDYDSFDVFNKLNTIVISNLKIITKPCYTVQPQEEVQYITRTQTDEYEEQNEETTLSVRSYFPETWLWDLVKVEKNKPVKEERILPHTITNWKTNVMCVSATDGIGFSQEIEISAFQPFFVDVVTPYSVKREEYFYVPITVFNYLNYSLPIRIKLEYTDNLESDNSIGNLSHCVTPNATINHVFNLKALTTGSGNITVLTEVDTDFPSKCGPDSVVNKRDIVQKSIIIEPEGYPVKITKSALLCGSGERESKNISWEISTPDDIVSKTAKAYVAFNGDILGPAIENLENLLSIPMGCGEQVMASVAPNLYVMRYLEATGKLTTSMRQRITRNLKIGYQRILNYAHRDGSFSAFGYHDSSGSMFLTAFVVKTLQEAKKYVYVDQRVINKAVNWIFKHQLENGCFNAMLHVFQDMGGTSMENSTAGLTAYVILSLEEANIPIPTEVKTNAKYCIRSLNNPDKYSLAISCYALFKVSWISEASRMLNRLMLLGHQHQNMMWWSVQDEKQSTATDLELTGYVLKALLHQNSDESLANAHSAVRWLVSKQGPHGGFKTTQDTVVVLDALTKYAALINENKLDLKIKVSAKNQHYKFSIQSEEKIKSKRVPLRATDNEILVEISGKGCILAQVVSSYYLKHAKKSEAFKLHLDIAPVSNVDPCSITSLSPCLAYMGPDTQSNMAVLEVTLPSGYSADRASLYKLVEAESKSKVKMFEEIKNQVVLYLTKLSNEQVCITFNINENTLVETRKDSIIKLYDYYKPEYESVQFYHMNKECLINNTHLPEITESPNKKIINFTNDYIEDSFAYKNVNKAKRERRHIDSKKKSNLNPDFVDMDMDMATPNGVEGNRPVYVKAPKNMTINKITSKIRRDINRNRLKKLPSDHNRQKRQIKSNLNPNFVDMDMEMATPNGMEGNVPTYIKPSQSLLKNMTKASNVFHTYV
- the LOC109599489 gene encoding murinoglobulin-2-like isoform X1; translation: MWIRVLLLFLIKCALVIHGQERVAENRYNKDRGFLLTMPKTLINGKNESVCLSLHSFNFPTTVIVDLKWKDEHFSTNNILKTDYTCFPLYVPLLPIEDPQFVKVKVNIQNSGTLTSSRNQDPILLYPHKANKTFIETDRYIYKPGDTIKIRLLTINNDLLPQSGTINEIKIKNPLDVTVAIWENLKANMGGPGIIQFEYLLLQESITGKWKIEMPGETVYFLVEKYVLPKFQVEVDHPKTVYFEEESVQLKVCGKYSYGKNVNGYGLIKVIDSHSNMQTLYKTKRLTDGCTDFVITRNELNLENINSLLTSDPKIYVHITATVTEYGTNRMQMAMVKCLVVTKPYNLKFVGDSMFLPGLPYKGKLQFFNVHIGMRSQMFEICYNFAINKSWNYLNNEQCSNYTMLDNQRFIEFNILPLQSRVIHIHLTARSLNNSEIFDSFLVLRQHSLSNRYFSIEGAPNNNACNTHQTFRISLRRDKFATKENVAFYYMIKSRHQLHHMGKYVYTVRNPSEESEEELKNIIGDKHKFNRNSPLEMEDFTFTADLKSMILSSYQILIYHITKGGEVIAASRHVELEPCLQNKVNAKWLHKQLYPGSTAALLLNVSSDSICSISAIDKSVSFLENHNKKLDVHKLLSPFLKEKPVAETNRRTCIPPNKKQARHISYTEDEQRHRSKRHVFPFSEDYDSFDVFNKLNTIVISNLKIITKPCYTGPLVQPQEEVQYITRTQTDEYEEQNEETTLSVRSYFPETWLWDLVKVEKNKPVKEERILPHTITNWKTNVMCVSATDGIGFSQEIEISAFQPFFVDVVTPYSVKREEYFYVPITVFNYLNYSLPIRIKLEYTDNLESDNSIGNLSHCVTPNATINHVFNLKALTTGSGNITVLTEVDTDFPSKCGPDSVVNKRDIVQKSIIIEPEGYPVKITKSALLCGSGERESKNISWEISTPDDIVSKTAKAYVAFNGDILGPAIENLENLLSIPMGCGEQVMASVAPNLYVMRYLEATGKLTTSMRQRITRNLKIGYQRILNYAHRDGSFSAFGYHDSSGSMFLTAFVVKTLQEAKKYVYVDQRVINKAVNWIFKHQLENGCFNAMLHVFQDMGGTSMENSTAGLTAYVILSLEEANIPIPTEVKTNAKYCIRSLNNPDKYSLAISCYALFKVSWISEASRMLNRLMLLGHQHQNMMWWSVQDEKQSTATDLELTGYVLKALLHQNSDESLANAHSAVRWLVSKQGPHGGFKTTQDTVVVLDALTKYAALINENKLDLKIKVSAKNQHYKFSIQSEEKIKSKRVPLRATDNEILVEISGKGCILAQVVSSYYLKHAKKSEAFKLHLDIAPVSNVDPCSITSLSPCLAYMGPDTQSNMAVLEVTLPSGYSADRASLYKLVEAESKSKVKMFEEIKNQVVLYLTKLSNEQVCITFNINENTLVETRKDSIIKLYDYYKPEYESVQFYHMNKECLINNTHLPEITESPNKKIINFTNDYIEDSFAYKNVNKAKRERRHIDSKKKSNLNPDFVDMDMDMATPNGVEGNRPVYVKAPKNMTINKITSKIRRDINRNRLKKLPSDHNRQKRQIKSNLNPNFVDMDMEMATPNGMEGNVPTYIKPSQSLLKNMTKASNVFHTYV